A genomic stretch from Serratia entomophila includes:
- the recD gene encoding exodeoxyribonuclease V subunit alpha produces the protein MIALLEQAVALGALRPLDVQFARVVASEDEPDILLAAACLSAEAGAGHVCLMLDQLQADQLFEGRQPELAQAVWLAAGQPDLARWRQRLAASAAVGDGSGATPLVLQDQRLYLQRMWQNEGEVAAFISGDSRHQAIEETQLRAILDQLFGAAAPEPDWQKIAAAVAATRRISVISGGPGTGKTTTVAKLLAALVQLGEGERLRIQLAAPTGKAAARLTESLGSASRKLPLTPAQQALFPTEAATLHRLLGAQPNSQRMRYHRGNPLHLDVLVVDEASMVDLPMMARLIAALPEQARVIFLGDRDQLASVEAGAVLGDICRFAEQGYSAARAAELTRLTGCQLQGQQAPAQAAVRDSLCLLRRSYRFDANSGIGQLAQAVNAGDGERARAAIGGRFSDVAGYPLATAEEYQALLDMCVAGYRDYLKRVAEGADAVEVLAAFGHFQVLCALREGPFGVAGLNERIEAGLQRAGLIQRPPAALGRWYQGRPVMIGRNDSALGLFNGDIGIALRDESGELRVHFQLPDGSIKSVQPSRLPAHETAYAMTVHKSQGSEFEHTVLVLPNHFLPVLTRELVYTAITRARSRLSLYASDGVLMKAIRTPTQRRSGLAERLQQAE, from the coding sequence ATGATCGCGCTGCTGGAGCAGGCGGTGGCGCTTGGCGCGCTGCGGCCGCTGGACGTGCAGTTCGCCCGCGTGGTGGCGAGCGAGGACGAACCCGATATCCTGCTGGCCGCCGCCTGCCTGAGCGCAGAGGCGGGGGCCGGGCACGTTTGCCTGATGCTGGATCAGCTGCAGGCGGATCAACTCTTTGAAGGGCGTCAGCCGGAGCTGGCGCAGGCCGTTTGGCTGGCGGCCGGGCAGCCGGATCTTGCCCGCTGGCGGCAGCGCCTGGCGGCCAGCGCGGCGGTCGGCGACGGCAGCGGCGCTACCCCGTTGGTGTTGCAGGATCAGCGTCTGTATCTGCAGCGCATGTGGCAGAACGAAGGCGAGGTGGCGGCGTTTATCAGCGGCGACAGCCGGCATCAGGCGATAGAAGAAACTCAACTGCGCGCGATTCTTGACCAGCTGTTTGGCGCGGCGGCGCCAGAGCCGGACTGGCAGAAAATCGCCGCGGCGGTGGCGGCCACCCGGCGCATATCGGTGATTTCCGGCGGGCCGGGCACCGGCAAGACCACTACCGTCGCTAAGCTGCTGGCGGCGCTGGTGCAGCTTGGGGAAGGCGAACGCCTGCGCATTCAGTTGGCTGCCCCGACCGGCAAGGCGGCGGCGCGCCTGACCGAATCGCTGGGCAGCGCCAGCCGAAAACTGCCGTTAACCCCGGCGCAGCAGGCGCTGTTCCCGACGGAGGCGGCGACGCTGCACCGGTTGCTGGGCGCACAGCCGAACAGCCAGCGCATGCGCTATCATCGCGGCAATCCGCTGCATTTGGATGTGCTGGTGGTGGATGAGGCGTCGATGGTCGATTTGCCGATGATGGCGCGCCTGATTGCCGCCTTGCCGGAACAGGCGCGGGTGATTTTCCTCGGCGACCGCGATCAGCTGGCCTCGGTGGAGGCCGGTGCGGTGCTGGGCGATATCTGCCGTTTCGCCGAACAGGGGTACAGCGCCGCGCGCGCCGCGGAGCTAACCCGGTTGACCGGCTGCCAGCTACAGGGGCAGCAGGCTCCGGCGCAGGCGGCGGTGCGCGACAGCCTGTGCCTGCTGCGCAGAAGCTACCGTTTTGACGCCAATTCCGGCATTGGCCAGCTGGCGCAGGCGGTTAACGCCGGTGATGGCGAGCGGGCGCGGGCGGCGATCGGCGGCCGTTTCAGCGATGTTGCCGGTTATCCGCTGGCGACCGCCGAAGAATATCAGGCGTTGCTGGACATGTGCGTGGCGGGCTATCGCGATTATCTGAAGCGGGTGGCCGAGGGAGCCGATGCGGTGGAGGTGCTGGCGGCGTTTGGCCATTTTCAGGTGCTGTGCGCGCTGCGCGAAGGGCCATTTGGCGTAGCCGGGCTGAACGAACGCATCGAGGCAGGGCTGCAGCGCGCCGGGCTGATTCAGCGCCCGCCGGCGGCGTTAGGGCGCTGGTATCAGGGGCGGCCGGTGATGATTGGGCGCAACGACAGCGCGCTGGGGTTATTTAACGGTGATATCGGCATCGCTCTGCGCGATGAGAGCGGCGAACTGCGCGTGCATTTTCAATTGCCAGACGGCAGCATCAAGTCGGTGCAGCCCAGCCGCCTGCCGGCGCATGAAACCGCCTACGCGATGACGGTGCACAAATCGCAGGGTTCGGAGTTTGAGCACACGGTGCTGGTGCTGCCCAATCATTTCCTGCCGGTGCTGACCCGTGAGCTGGTGTATACCGCCATTACCCGCGCACGCAGCCGGCTCTCGCTGTATGCCAGCGACGGGGTGCTGATGAAGGCGATCCGCACGCCGACTCAGCGCCGCAGTGGGTTGGCCGAGCGCCTGCAACAGGCGGAATAA
- the tcdA gene encoding tRNA cyclic N6-threonylcarbamoyladenosine(37) synthase TcdA yields MSTAYSEAYLQRFGGTARLYGQQALALFAQAHVCVIGIGGVGSWAAEALARTGIGAITLIDMDDVCVTNTNRQIHALRQHVGQSKTEVMAQRILAINPECRVTCIDDFITPDNVAELLDHNFSYVIDAIDSVRPKAALLSYCRRFKIPVVTTGGAGGQIDPTKIEVADLAKTIQDPLAAKLRERLKHDFNVVKNGKGKLGIDCVFSSEPLVYPQPDGSVCASRSTAEGPKRMDCSAGFGAATMVTATFGFVAVSHALKKMVAKAARQA; encoded by the coding sequence ATGAGCACTGCGTATTCAGAAGCCTATCTGCAGCGTTTTGGCGGCACGGCACGGTTGTACGGTCAGCAGGCGTTGGCGCTGTTTGCCCAGGCGCACGTTTGCGTGATTGGCATCGGCGGCGTGGGCTCCTGGGCAGCCGAGGCGTTGGCGCGCACCGGCATCGGCGCCATTACCCTGATCGACATGGATGACGTCTGCGTCACCAACACCAACCGCCAGATCCATGCGCTGCGCCAGCACGTTGGCCAGTCGAAGACGGAAGTGATGGCGCAGCGCATTTTGGCCATCAACCCGGAATGTCGGGTGACCTGCATCGACGATTTCATCACCCCGGACAACGTCGCCGAGCTGCTGGACCATAACTTCAGCTATGTGATAGATGCCATCGACAGCGTGCGCCCCAAGGCGGCGTTGCTGTCCTATTGCCGGCGTTTCAAGATCCCGGTGGTGACTACCGGCGGCGCCGGTGGGCAGATTGACCCGACCAAAATCGAGGTGGCCGATCTGGCGAAAACCATCCAGGATCCGCTGGCGGCCAAGCTGCGCGAGCGGCTGAAGCATGATTTCAACGTGGTGAAAAACGGCAAGGGCAAGCTGGGTATCGACTGCGTATTCTCCAGCGAACCGCTGGTTTACCCGCAGCCGGATGGGTCGGTGTGCGCATCGCGCAGCACGGCGGAAGGGCCGAAAAGAATGGACTGCAGCGCGGGGTTTGGCGCCGCGACCATGGTCACCGCCACCTTTGGCTTTGTCGCCGTGTCCCACGCGCTGAAGAAGATGGTAGCGAAGGCTGCGCGTCAGGCGTAG
- the mltA gene encoding murein transglycosylase A, with product MKGRWSKYLLGGLVVAVLAGCSSKPTDRGQQYKDGHLDQSLELVNQPNAKGVPVNARDYSSQLMEIKYASPSLFNRNNTTYQAVQNWMASGADTRQLSQYGLSAYQMEGVDSYGNVQFTGYYTPVVQARYTQQGEFRYPLYRMPPKGRGRLPDRAGIYSGALDDRYIIAYTNSLMDNFMMEVQGSGYVDYGNGQPLVFFGYGGKNGHAYRSIGKVLIDRGEVAKADMSMQAIRQWADTHSAAEVRELLEQNPSFVFFRPEAFAPVKGASAVPLIAKASVASDRSLIPAGTTLLAEVPLLDNKGKFTGKYEMRLMVALDVGGAIKGQHFDMYQGIGPDAGHSAGYYNHYGRVWVLKGSGGAQLFSANQQQSNGGSLLVTR from the coding sequence ATGAAAGGACGTTGGAGCAAATACCTGCTGGGCGGGTTGGTCGTGGCGGTGCTGGCGGGGTGTTCGTCCAAACCGACCGACCGTGGGCAGCAATATAAGGATGGGCATTTGGATCAGTCGCTGGAGCTGGTTAATCAGCCCAATGCCAAAGGCGTGCCGGTTAACGCCAGGGATTACTCGAGCCAGCTGATGGAGATCAAGTACGCGTCTCCTTCGCTCTTCAATCGCAACAACACCACCTATCAGGCCGTGCAAAACTGGATGGCCTCCGGGGCCGATACCCGCCAACTGAGCCAGTACGGCCTGAGCGCCTACCAGATGGAAGGCGTCGACAGCTACGGCAACGTGCAGTTTACCGGCTATTACACCCCGGTGGTGCAGGCGCGCTACACCCAACAGGGTGAGTTCCGTTATCCGCTGTACCGCATGCCGCCGAAAGGCAGGGGCCGCCTGCCGGATCGCGCAGGCATCTATTCCGGTGCGCTGGACGATCGCTACATCATCGCTTACACCAACTCGCTGATGGACAACTTTATGATGGAAGTCCAGGGCAGCGGCTACGTTGATTACGGCAACGGCCAGCCGCTGGTGTTCTTCGGCTACGGCGGCAAGAACGGCCATGCCTATCGCAGCATCGGCAAGGTGCTGATCGATCGCGGCGAGGTGGCCAAGGCCGATATGTCGATGCAGGCGATCCGTCAGTGGGCCGATACCCACAGCGCGGCGGAAGTGCGCGAGCTGCTGGAGCAGAACCCGTCCTTCGTCTTCTTCCGCCCGGAAGCATTTGCGCCGGTGAAAGGCGCCAGCGCGGTGCCGTTGATCGCCAAGGCCTCGGTCGCCTCCGATCGCTCGCTGATCCCGGCGGGCACCACGCTGCTGGCTGAAGTGCCGCTGCTGGACAACAAGGGTAAATTCACGGGAAAATACGAGATGCGCCTGATGGTCGCGCTCGACGTCGGCGGCGCCATCAAGGGCCAGCACTTTGACATGTATCAGGGCATTGGGCCGGACGCCGGGCATTCTGCGGGTTACTATAACCACTATGGCCGCGTCTGGGTGCTGAAAGGCTCCGGCGGCGCGCAGCTGTTCAGCGCCAATCAACAGCAGAGCAACGGCGGTTCGCTGTTGGTCACCCGCTAA
- the amiC gene encoding N-acetylmuramoyl-L-alanine amidase AmiC, with product MPNSNHNLGRRRLLQGVAASWLLSVSRVGFAASSHVIAVRVWPSSTYTRVTLESNVELKYKQFALTNPDRVVVDIEGVHLNSVLKGIAGQVRADDPYLKQARVGQFDQNTVRLVLELKQSVSPHMFSLAPVPEYRNRLVMDLYPTKGASGGEEYDPLLALLEDYNKGDLERTLPAEAPQAGKAGRDRPIVIMLDPGHGGEDPGAIGKFKTREKDIVLLIARKLSALIKREPNMKVFMTRNDDVFIPLKVRVAKARKQRADLFVSIHADAFTSRAARGSSVFALSTKGATSSAAKFLAQTQNASDEIGGVSKSGDRYLDHTMFDLIQTATINDSLKFGKEVLNRMGKINRLHKNRVDQAGFAVLKAPDIPSILVETAFISNIEEERKLRTSHFQQQVAESILAGIKAYFANGGALASR from the coding sequence ATGCCAAACTCAAATCACAATCTGGGCCGCCGTCGTTTATTACAGGGGGTTGCCGCCAGCTGGTTGCTGAGTGTGAGTCGCGTAGGCTTCGCCGCATCGTCGCACGTGATTGCCGTGCGCGTATGGCCTTCTTCCACCTATACCCGCGTTACGCTTGAATCTAACGTCGAGCTCAAATACAAACAGTTTGCGTTGACCAACCCCGACCGCGTGGTGGTGGATATCGAGGGCGTGCACCTTAACAGCGTGCTGAAGGGCATCGCCGGCCAGGTTCGCGCCGACGATCCTTACCTCAAACAGGCGCGGGTCGGCCAGTTCGATCAAAATACCGTGCGGCTGGTGCTGGAGCTTAAGCAGAGCGTCAGCCCGCATATGTTCTCGCTGGCGCCGGTGCCGGAGTATCGCAACCGCCTGGTGATGGATCTCTATCCCACCAAGGGCGCCAGCGGCGGCGAGGAATATGATCCGCTATTGGCGTTACTGGAAGATTACAACAAGGGCGATCTCGAGCGCACGTTGCCGGCGGAAGCGCCGCAGGCCGGCAAGGCGGGGCGCGACCGGCCGATTGTCATCATGCTGGATCCGGGCCATGGCGGTGAAGATCCCGGCGCCATCGGCAAGTTCAAAACGCGCGAGAAGGACATCGTGCTGCTGATTGCCCGCAAGCTGAGCGCGCTGATTAAGCGCGAACCGAACATGAAGGTGTTCATGACGCGCAACGACGACGTGTTCATTCCGCTTAAGGTGCGGGTCGCCAAGGCGCGCAAGCAGCGTGCCGATCTGTTCGTTTCCATTCACGCCGACGCCTTTACCAGCAGGGCGGCGCGCGGTTCCTCTGTCTTTGCGCTGTCGACCAAAGGCGCCACCAGTTCGGCTGCCAAGTTCCTGGCGCAGACCCAGAACGCCTCGGACGAAATCGGCGGCGTCAGCAAAAGCGGCGACCGCTATCTCGACCACACCATGTTTGATCTGATACAGACCGCAACCATCAATGACAGCCTGAAATTCGGCAAGGAAGTGCTGAACCGAATGGGCAAAATTAACCGTTTGCACAAGAATCGCGTCGATCAGGCCGGTTTTGCGGTATTAAAGGCGCCGGACATCCCGTCGATCCTGGTAGAAACGGCGTTTATCAGCAACATAGAGGAAGAGCGCAAATTGCGCACCAGCCATTTCCAGCAGCAGGTGGCGGAGTCTATTCTGGCGGGAATTAAGGCGTACTTCGCTAACGGCGGCGCGCTGGCGAGCAGATAG
- the csdA gene encoding cysteine desulfurase CsdA — protein sequence MTPFNPSTFRQQFPALAQEGIYLDSAATALKPLAVIDATQQFYRDDAATVHRSQHRAAQDLTARFEQTRGQVAQLINAPSADDVIWTRGTTEAINLVAQSYARPRLLPGDEILVSEAEHHANLIPWLMVAEQTGARVVKLPIGADRLPDLTQLPALLNERTRLLALGQMSNVTGGCPDLAQAIALAHSAGARVMIDGAQGIVHCPADVQRLDIDFYAFSGHKLYGPTGIGALYGKSELLAQMAPWQGGGKMLTQASFAGFTPQQPPHCFEAGTPNIAGVLGLAAALGWLAGQDQAAAEAYSRSLANQAEQRLAQLPGFRSFRCSGSSLLAFDIAGVHHSDIVTLLAEQGIALRAGQHCAQPLMAALGVSGTLRASFAPYNSQQDVDALVAALANAIDLLAD from the coding sequence ATGACGCCTTTTAACCCCAGCACCTTTCGCCAGCAGTTTCCCGCCCTCGCGCAGGAGGGGATTTACCTGGACAGCGCCGCCACCGCGTTAAAACCGCTGGCGGTGATCGACGCCACGCAGCAGTTTTACCGCGACGACGCCGCTACCGTGCACCGCAGCCAACACCGGGCGGCGCAGGATCTGACCGCCCGCTTCGAGCAGACGCGCGGCCAGGTGGCGCAGCTTATCAACGCGCCGTCCGCCGACGACGTCATCTGGACGCGCGGCACCACCGAGGCGATCAACCTGGTGGCGCAAAGCTATGCGCGCCCGCGCCTGCTGCCGGGTGACGAGATCCTGGTAAGCGAAGCCGAACACCACGCCAACCTGATCCCCTGGCTGATGGTGGCGGAACAAACCGGCGCCCGGGTGGTGAAGCTGCCGATCGGCGCCGATCGCTTGCCCGATCTGACCCAACTGCCCGCCCTGCTCAACGAGCGCACCCGCCTGCTGGCGCTGGGGCAAATGTCCAACGTCACCGGCGGCTGCCCGGATCTGGCGCAGGCCATCGCGCTGGCCCATAGCGCAGGCGCGCGAGTGATGATCGACGGCGCTCAGGGCATCGTACATTGCCCGGCGGACGTTCAGCGGCTCGATATCGATTTTTACGCCTTTTCTGGCCACAAGCTATACGGCCCCACCGGCATCGGCGCGCTGTATGGCAAAAGCGAACTGCTGGCGCAGATGGCGCCCTGGCAGGGCGGCGGCAAGATGCTGACCCAGGCGTCGTTTGCGGGTTTCACACCGCAACAGCCCCCGCACTGCTTCGAAGCCGGTACGCCGAACATCGCCGGCGTGCTGGGGTTGGCCGCCGCGCTGGGCTGGCTGGCCGGCCAAGATCAGGCGGCTGCAGAGGCCTATAGCCGCAGCCTGGCGAACCAGGCGGAGCAACGGCTGGCTCAGCTGCCGGGCTTTCGCAGCTTTCGCTGTTCAGGCTCCAGCCTGCTGGCGTTCGATATTGCCGGCGTCCACCACAGCGATATCGTGACGCTGCTGGCCGAACAGGGCATCGCGCTGCGCGCCGGCCAGCACTGCGCTCAGCCGCTGATGGCGGCGCTGGGCGTTAGCGGCACCCTGCGCGCCTCCTTTGCGCCCTATAATTCTCAACAAGATGTCGATGCGTTGGTGGCCGCGTTGGCCAATGCCATCGACCTGCTGGCCGACTAA
- the argA gene encoding amino-acid N-acetyltransferase, with translation MKERSTELVQGFRHSVPYINAHRGKTFVVMLGGEAIEHENFSNIVNDVGLLHSLGIRLVVVYGARPQIDGNLAQHNLEPVYHKHTRVTDAHTLELVKQAAGLLQLDITARLSMSLNNTPLQGAHINVVSGNFIIAQPLGIDDGVDYCHSGRIRRIDEEAIHRQLDSNAIVLIGPVAVSVTGESFNLTSEEVATQLAIKLKAEKMIGFCSSQGVTDQEGNIISELFPNDAQKRIEELEESGDYHSGTVRFLRGAVKACRSGVRRSHLISYQEDGALVQELFSRDGIGTQIVMESAEQVRRATINDIGGILELIRPLEQQGILVRRSREQLEMEIDKFTIIERDNLTIACAALYPFPEEKIGEMACVAVHPDYRSSSRGEMLLQRVENQARQMGLQKLFVLTTRSIHWFQERGFTPAEVDVLPMQKQALYNYQRRSKILLADL, from the coding sequence GTGAAGGAACGTAGTACAGAGCTGGTCCAAGGATTCCGTCACTCAGTTCCCTATATCAACGCCCACCGCGGTAAGACTTTTGTCGTCATGCTCGGCGGTGAAGCCATCGAACACGAAAATTTCTCCAACATCGTCAACGATGTCGGGCTGCTGCATAGCCTGGGCATCCGGCTGGTGGTGGTATATGGCGCGCGGCCGCAGATCGACGGCAATCTGGCGCAGCATAACCTCGAACCTGTTTATCACAAGCATACCCGGGTCACCGACGCCCATACGCTGGAACTGGTCAAGCAGGCCGCCGGCCTGTTGCAGCTGGACATCACCGCCCGGCTGTCGATGAGCCTCAACAATACGCCGCTGCAGGGCGCGCATATCAACGTGGTCAGCGGCAACTTTATCATCGCTCAGCCGCTGGGCATCGACGACGGCGTAGATTACTGCCACAGCGGGCGCATTCGCCGCATCGACGAAGAAGCCATCCACCGCCAGCTCGACAGCAACGCCATCGTACTGATCGGCCCGGTCGCGGTGTCGGTGACCGGCGAAAGCTTTAACCTGACCTCTGAAGAAGTCGCCACCCAGTTGGCGATCAAACTGAAGGCGGAAAAAATGATCGGCTTCTGCTCATCGCAGGGCGTGACAGATCAAGAAGGCAATATCATCTCCGAACTGTTTCCCAACGACGCACAAAAGCGCATCGAGGAGCTGGAAGAGAGCGGCGACTATCACTCCGGCACCGTGCGCTTCCTGCGCGGCGCGGTGAAGGCCTGCCGCAGCGGCGTGCGCCGCAGCCACCTGATCAGCTACCAGGAGGACGGCGCGCTGGTTCAGGAGCTGTTCTCGCGCGACGGTATCGGCACCCAGATCGTGATGGAGAGCGCCGAACAGGTGCGCCGGGCGACGATCAACGATATCGGCGGCATCCTGGAACTGATCCGTCCGCTCGAACAACAGGGTATTTTAGTGCGCCGCTCGCGTGAGCAGCTGGAGATGGAGATCGATAAGTTCACCATTATCGAACGCGACAACCTGACCATCGCCTGTGCGGCGCTGTACCCATTCCCGGAAGAAAAAATCGGCGAGATGGCCTGCGTGGCGGTGCATCCGGACTACCGCAGCTCATCACGCGGTGAAATGCTGCTGCAGCGGGTGGAAAACCAGGCGCGGCAAATGGGGCTGCAAAAGCTGTTCGTGCTGACTACCCGCAGCATCCACTGGTTCCAGGAACGCGGCTTTACCCCGGCGGAGGTCGACGTACTGCCGATGCAAAAACAGGCGCTGTACAACTACCAGCGCCGCTCCAAAATTCTGCTGGCGGATCTGTAA
- the csdE gene encoding cysteine desulfurase sulfur acceptor subunit CsdE: protein MLAPHPFGREITAEALIATFTAQKQWEDRYRQLIMLAKRLPPLPEALRAAEMELSGCENRVWLGHQRLADGTLHFYGDSEGRIVRGLLAVLLTAVEGKTPQQIAALDPLALFEQLNLRNQLSATRTSGLAALAAGVQAIAARYA, encoded by the coding sequence ATGCTCGCCCCCCACCCTTTCGGCCGTGAAATCACCGCTGAGGCGCTGATCGCCACCTTTACCGCGCAAAAGCAGTGGGAGGATCGCTATCGCCAGTTGATTATGTTGGCCAAGCGGCTGCCGCCGCTGCCGGAGGCGTTGCGGGCAGCGGAAATGGAGCTGAGCGGCTGTGAGAACCGGGTGTGGCTGGGCCATCAGCGATTGGCCGACGGCACGCTGCACTTCTATGGCGACAGCGAAGGCCGCATCGTACGCGGCCTGCTGGCGGTATTGCTGACCGCGGTAGAAGGCAAAACACCGCAGCAGATTGCGGCGCTGGATCCGCTGGCGCTGTTTGAACAATTGAACTTGCGCAACCAGCTCAGCGCGACCCGCACCAGCGGGCTAGCGGCGCTGGCCGCCGGCGTGCAGGCGATCGCCGCCCGCTACGCCTGA